GTGCCGGCCGTGTGCGACCAGCTCGGCCTCACCTCCTGGGAGCGGGTCGCGGCAGACACGTACGTCGAGGTGATGACCGCCTGGATGAGCGGCTACAGCGCCTGGCAGAGCCAGACCCTGCGCTACACCAGCGCCCCCGAGGTGGTACCGAGTTCGGGCCCCGGCTACTTCGAAAACGTCCTCGGAGCGTAAGCGCTCCGGCGGCGCCCGGGTGAGGCTCCCGGGCTGGCTTCGACCCCTTTCTCTTCGTAGGAGCGACGATGGGCGTGGCCCACGTCGGGGCCGCACTCCACCGCATACGACGACGGGTTCGCGCCCGTGGCTGGGCCAACGGCACCTTCCTGAGTTCGTCAGCGGAGTGCAGCGGCCCTCCACCGGCCTGTGGGCTGGTGAAGGGCCGCGCTTACCGGGGACGCGAGGTCACCGGGCGGTCAGGGGCAGGTGACCAGGACGATGGAGAGGACGGTGCAGGTCGCGCTCGCGGCGTCGTTGGCGGGGTTGGGGTCGGTGGGTGCGGAGGTGGTGCGCAGGCCGGTGACCGTGACCGGGCCCAGGGTCAGCAGGTGCAGCGGGACGCGGAACGTCTTGTTCACGCTCGTACCGTTGGGGATGGCGCCGTAGGTACAGGTGACGGTGGTGGCGGCAGTGGTGCAGCCGGCGGACAGGTTGGTGGCGGAGGCGCCTGGCGGCAGGGTGGCGGTCAGGGTCGCGGAGGCGACGGCGCCGGGGCCGGTGTTGTGGGCGGTCAGGGTGTAGGTCAGGTAGGGCACCAGGATGCCCAGGTGCGGCTGTGCGCTCAGGTCGACATCGAGGTCGGCGGGCGGCGCCAGGTAGGTGTACTGGTCGGCTGCTGTGACGGCGCTGGTACCGCCCGGGGTGATGACGCGCACATCAACGGTCCCGGCCGGGTGGGCGGGGGCGGTGGCGGTGCAGGAGGTCGCAGTGCAGGTGATGCCGGTGGCGGCCGTGCCGCCGAAGGTGACCGCCGTGGCCCCGGTCAGGTTCGTGCCGGTGATCGTGACGGGGGTGCCGCCTGCGGTCGGGCCGGAGGCCGGGCTGACCGATGTCACCGTCGGGGCCGGCGGCAGCGGGGCGGGGCCGAACGCGATCCCGTAGGGCTGGTTGAAGCCGGGAAGGGTCGTGGTGACGGTGTTGGTGGCGGTGTCGATGACCGACACCGTGTCGTTGCCGAGGTTGCTGGTGTAGGCGGTGGCGCCGTCCAGGGAGAACGCCAGGTTCTGCGGGTAGCTGCCGACGGCGATGGTGGCGGCAGTGGTGTTGGTGGCGGTGTCGACGACCGTGACGGCGCCGCTGTTCTGGCTCACGACGTACACCGCCGTGCCGGCCGGGTTGACGGCCAGATTCCAGGGTCCGTAAGCGACCGGGACGGTCGCGGTGATCGTGCCGGTGGCGGTGTTCACGACGGCCAGGGTGTTGTTGCCGTTGTTCGCGACGTAGGCCGTGGCGCCGTTGGGGCTGAATCCGACGTCGATCGGTCCGTTGAACCCGGTGAGGGTGGAGACCAGGGTGTTGGTGGCGGTGTCGAATATCTTCACGGTGTTGTCGCCGACATTGGAGACGTACAGGCGGGTGTCGTCCGGGCTGAGCGCCGGCCACCATGGGGTGCTCAGCCCGGTCAGCGTCGCGGTGACGGTGTTGGTGGCGGTGGCCACGACCGAGACCGTGCCGTCGTTCTGGTTGACGACGTACAGCCGCGAGCCGTCCGCGCTGATCGTCAGCGGGTCCGGCCCGCCACCGACCGGGATCGTGGTCAGCACGCTGTTGCTGGTGGTGTCGATGACGGCCACGTCATTGTCGTTGATGCTCGTGACGTAGGCCCGCGTGCCGTTCGGGGAGACCGCGATCGATTCGGGGTAGCCGGTCACCGGGATGGTGTTCAAGACCGCATGGGTCGCCGCGTCCAGCACCTTTACGTCCTGGCCGATGTGATCCACCACGTACAGCCGCTCCCCGGCGGCGGCCAGGGCCGGACCGGCCCCGGTCAGAGCCCCGCCCAGGCCCAGCATCATCACCAGGGTCAGCACGGTGCACCGTGACCACCACCGCCCACGCGCAGAAGAACGCAACGTACCAGTTGCAACCATGACGAAATTCCCCCTCACGTGCCGCGACACACCAGCGGGGCCGAAGGCCCCTGGGAACCGGTATGGACGCGATCCAGCCAGACGCCCCACTCCCCAGGCCCTGGAACGTCCCCACCCCGTCGCCACGGGAACCCGAGGCGACGGCCGCACGAACCCGCCTGACGACCGGGCCTGACGCGTTCCTGAACCGATGAGGCACCCCGTCGCTGGGCTACAGGAGGTGCGAGGCTGCGACGGTCAGTAGCCGTTCTCGATCAGGTAGTCGGCGGTGACTTCCACACGGTTATAGGCTTCGCCAGGTATCTGGCCCGCGGTGTAGCAGCCGATGACGATGGCCTGTCCGGTGTGGGCCAGCCCGACGCCAGCGGTGCTCCTCGCACCCCGGATGGACCGTTCGTCGCCCTTGTTGCCCTGGTACGTCACCCCGCAGACGGTGACGCCAGAGCTGAAGACCAGGGTGGGGTTCTTGTAGAGGGCGACGAGGGCCGCACCCTCGCCGGCCTTGAGGACGAGCGTGGGGGTGTTGGCCCAGACCGCCCCGTCCGCGGCGCTGATGATGGCTGCTCCCCGTACCTTGCCGGACGCTACGAGGTCATCGACGAGCGTTTGCCAGGAGGACATGGCATACCTACTTTCCAGGGCAACGTCAGGAACCCTGGCCGCAGTTGGCCCGGTCTAGCGAAGTGTTCTGGACCGTGGGTGGGCAAAGTATGGAAATCAACTTGCGCGGCCGGAAACAGAGATTTGTTGGCCGGTCCGGCTTGATCACGGGCACGGCGCCGCTCGGCCGGGCGGCAGTCGACGACAACCGCCGGATCGAAGTCCAGCAGCATCACCTGGTCCCGCTCCAGCCACGACTCGTATCCCACGCGACCGCCCGTCGTCGCCGACCACCACCGGGCCCGGCAGGTTGCGCTGCCGGCGGTAGGACGTGGAGGCGCGTACGGGAAGAGCGTGCTCGAACGGGACAGCCCAGGCAGCCGTCAAAATACCGGGTCTGCCGCACGATCGGGTGACATCTGATCTGGCTTGCCCTGTGGGGTAGGTGGGAAGGATGTCGCTGTGCCCAAGCCTTATCCGGAAGAGTTCCGTCAGGATGTCGTGCGGGTCGCGAGGAACCGCGGCCCGGGCGTGACGGTCGAGCAAGTGGCCGCCGACTTCGGAGTCCATGCGATGACGCTGTGGAAGTGGATGCGCCGGGCGGACATCGACGACGGGGCCAAGCCCGGAACAACCAGCCAGGAGAGCGCGGAGCTGCGCGAAGCGCGTCGGCGCATCAAGCTGCTGGAGCAGGAGAACGAGGTCTTGCGCCGGGCCGCGGCCTACCTGTCCCAGGCGAACCTTCCGGGAAAAGGATCTACCCGCTCGTGAAAGAGCTGGCCGTGGACGGGGTGCCCGTCACGGTGACGTGCCGGGTCCTCAAGCTCGCCAGAGCGCCCTACTACCGGTGGCTGGAGCGGCCGGTGACCGATGCCGAGGTCGAGCGGGCCGCTCGCGCGAACGCGTTGTTCGACGCCCACCGTGAGGACCCGGAGTTCGGCTACCGCTTCCTGGCCGACGAGGCCCGCCGCGCGGGATCCGGCATGGCCGACCGGACCGCGTGGCGGATCTGCCGGGACAACCGCTGGTGGAGCGTGTTCGGCAAGAAGCGTGGCAGGAACAAGAAGGCCGGCCCACCGGTGCACGACGATCTCGTTCGCCGCGACTTCACCGCGACCGGCCCGAACCGGCTGTGGCTCACCGACATCACCGAACACACCACCGGCGAGGGGAAGCTGTATCTCTGCGCGATCAAGGACGTCTTCAGCAAGCGGATCGTGGGCTACTCCATCGACACGCGCATGAAGTCCCGCCTGGCCGTCGCCGCCCTGGACAACGCCGTGGCCCGGCGTGAACACGTCGCCGGATGCATCCTGCACAGCGACCGCGGATCGCAGTTCCGGTCCCGGAAATTCGTCCGGGCGCTCGACCGGCACCGCATGGCCGGATCGATAGGGAGGGTCGGGGCGGCCGGCGACAACGCGGCCATGGAGTCCTTCTTCAGCCTGCTGCAGAAGAACGTCCTCGACCGCCGGACGTGGACCACCCACCAGGAACTGCGGATCGCGATCGTCACCTGGATCGAGAGGACCTACCACCGCCGCCGCAGACAAGCCGCACTCGGCCGGCTGACCCCCGTCGAATTCGAGACCGTCATGACGACACCGGCCCTCCAGGCCGCGTAACCGAACCTGTCACCCAAACCTGCATCAGACCCACCGGCCCCACACACTCGACGGCTTCATAGCCGGCACCAGCCTCACCTTCGACAACCCAGCCTCACCCTGAAGCGCCGAAGTCAGTAACGGCGGTCGCGCCCGGAGCTGTACCTATCGGCGCCGCTCAGGTCGAGCGCCCGCCTCGATCACCGCGGATCTCGTGCCCCGGCGCTTGCTTGATCGTTGACTTCTCCATGGAGATCACTACTGGCCGTTCGGCGCTGGGCTGCGTCATCGGCGCCACCGTCTTGACGCTGTGCACCGCGACCGGCGCCCCCGCCGCAGCTCCGGCACCGAGCGGCACATTCACCACGACGACCTTCGGGACGTTCAACAGCCCCCAGATCCCGGCAGGTTCGAAAGTCATCATTGTCGCCGGCGGGGGCGGGGGCGGCGCGGGCGGGAGCATCAATACGGAGCACAAGGACTCCTCGGGGGGCGGCGGCGGAGGCGGCGGCACGGTCACCTGCGAGATCTACAACTTCCAGGGTGGCACCATCACCGGCTTCGTCGGCGGCGGCGGCCACAACGGCGCCTGGGGCGTCGGCGATCCCGGAGGGCGCGGCGGGGAAGGTTCCGGCCCCGTGACCACCGGCGGCGCCGGCGAAGGGGGCGCCTTCATGAACATCGCCGGCCGGGGCAACGGCGGCAAAGGTGCAGCGCCAGGCCAGGCGCTCAGCGACCACCCCGGCAAGGGCGGTGAAGGGGCGAACGCCCACGTCGGCGGCGCCTACACCGGCAGTTCCGGTGGGGGCGGGGGCGGCGCGACGTCCCTCGACGGATACGTCACCGCCGGTGGAGGCGGCGGGGGCGGCGGCGCTTCCTTCGACCGCACCATCCACGGTGGTGGCGGGCACGGCGGCGGCGGTCTGCGCCAGGACAACTCCGCCTGCAACTCCACGCTGATCGAACGGGGTGGTGACGGCGCTCCCGGCAAGAGTCTTCAGCCCGGCAAGGGCGGCACCAGTATCGGCGGCGGCACCGGCAACACGACCATCGAGCCGTCCACCAACCGCGACGAAGCCAGCAATGGCCGAGTCAAGATCACCTGGAAGCCGGCCTGATGCCCCAGAGCCCCGGTGCCGGGCTTCCAGCACCAGGCAGTCAATCGGAGAGAACGATTGAGGTTCGCCGAGACGGGACCGTTGGCCGAGCGTCGCGCCGCCATGCCGTGAATGATCTTAAGTTGTCATGGAACGCCCGCGGTCCCTCGCACGTTGCCGGTCCGTGGCTGCCCACCGAAGATCGCAGAAGAGCTCATATCCGGGGCCCCTGGGGGTAGCGTCCACTCCGGCAGTCGTGGATCCGCTGTACCGCTCGACCAGCAGTCGGAGGACCCAGGCGATCACCTCATCCCTTGAGGTAGGCACCGGCGCCTACCTCGCCCCCGACCTTGGGAGCAACACATGGCCAGCGGAACAGTGAAGTGGTTCAACGCGGAAAAGGGCTTCGGTTTCATCGAGCAGGATGGCGGCGGCCCTGACGTCTTCGCCCACTACTCCAACATCAACGCCCAGGGGTTCCGCGAACTCCAAGAAGGCCAGAAGGTGACCTTCGACGTCACCCAGGGCCAGAAGGGCCCGCAGGCGGAGAACATCATCCCCGCCTGACCCTTGTGGACGCGATGCCCCGCACCGGTTGGTGGGTGCGGGGCATCGCGGCATGCTGACCGCCGATCTGACCTGACCGCCTGGACGAGTGTGTGTCGACGAGGACTTCGCCAACTGGTATCCGGCCTGGTGGGACACGAGGCCAGGGTCGGTGGCTTGAGGCTTTCCCAGACCCGATCGCTACCTCGGCTCCCGCCCTCGCCCTGCAGCGCGGCCCCCGCACGGCAGGGTGGCGGGAAACGTACGTCAGGGCGAGAGGCCGGTGAGTTCAGTAGACGCGGTTGGTGTTGATCGCGTTCATGTTGTGGTTGATGATCATGCGGCTCTGCGGTGCACTTGTGTCTCCGGCGGAGGGGTTGAGCCCACCAGGGCTGACCAGAGACGGGCTTGGCGCCACCAGCGTGAAGGCTCGGGCCAGTACTTCGAGTCCCGCCGATGCCTGTCCGGCTCGCTGGTCGGCGAGGAATGCCGCTTCGCGGCCGATGGCTTCTACGAGCCGTTCGCGGGCTACAGCAACGGTTGGTGACCCGGTCGCGGTGGCCTGCGAGAGCATCGGCCCCGAGTCAGTTGCTTCGGTCTCAGACATGCGTGCGTCCTTTGCTTACATGACATGGCGCCGATCGGTGGTGAACTTGGAGTTCTCCGGTTGCTGGGGCTATCGCGTAGTGGTGGGCCTGATGATGGGCTTGGGGACATCGGTGACGACGTAGTCATCTCCGATCGGGGACCCGTTCGGTGGCGAAAGCTCTTCGAGGTACCTGCCGTGGAGGGCCGCCGTGATGGGCTCTGCCTGGCTTGCGGTCACGCCGACCATGGGTCCGGAAACCACGAGGCTGAAGGCGCGAGCGAGGGATTCCAGGCCTGCGGATGCTTGCCCGGCCCGCTGGTCGACGAGGAATGCGGCTTCCCGCCCGATGGCCTCTACGAGCCGTTCACGGGCTACCGCAACAGTCGGTGACTCCTGTACCTGAAGCTGTGCCGGGATCTGCTGAATGCCGCTGGTGTCCGCGCCGTTGCTGCTCTGAATTTCGCCCAAGTCAGCTGCTTCGGGTGCCGCTTGCTCGTCTGCCATGCCCAGTGCCCTTTCCTGGCCAACGCGTTGCCGGCCCGGTCAGAGCGTCGCAGCACCCAATGTGTACGGACAATAACTCTCGACGGAACGGCTGGATCTCGACAAGGTGACGCAAAGGGGCGGCCTGTGACAGAAGCCACGGCGGTCGGCCGCCCGCCATCGACCGTGAGACATGCAAGCAGCGCAACACCGCCGGAGGATGCATCAACCCTTCAGGGCAGTGGCGGGGCGTCGCCACCCGCTATGAGAAGACCGCCACCGACTTCTTGGGCGGCCTCCACATAGCAGCCATTTCCCCCTGGCCTACTTAGGACTTGCCGGGAATCAACACGCCGGTTTGATCTTGGATTTGTCGGTGTCGAGGAACCTGGCGACGTCTTCCGGTGTGTGGAAACGGGCTGTTGAGGCGGTGGGGTGAACATCATGGGCTTCCAGGAGCGGGCGGACGTCTTTCGCTGCGCGGCTGATGGTCATGGCGGTGGTATTGAAGAGCTGGCCCAGGAGGTCCATGGGCGCGAGTTTTCGCAGGTGGAGCACGGTGGCCAGGACCCGGTCAGCTGAGGTGAGCTTGGCTTTGGCACCTGCGCCAGGGGCGACCCTGCGCTCGTGGCCTCGACGCGCACGGAGTACTTGCTCACGCTGAAGCTCCATCTCTGGAATCAACGCGTCGATGACTTCACTGAGTTGCCGGCGGGTCATTCCGGTCAGTTCCGGGTCCTGGAGTGCATGCCGCGTGAGGTGAGTCGGTCGGTCCGCCAGGGCCTCGTCCGGTGTGGTGCCGTTGGCCGCCGCGTCCACCGGCTGGGAGTGGAGGGTGTAGTTCCAGTCGCCGTGGAAGCGATGGCGGGTGATGGGCAGGGCAGCGATCTCGTCGTCGCTGATGCGGATGCCGGTGGGGTACTCGCCACTGTCGAGTTCAGCCTGGACGGTGAGGCCGGTCCGGCTGGTGGTTGCGGCGATGGTCTGAATCATGACTTCGTGGCTGGTCAGGGGCCTGCCTCGCCAGTTCATGGTGATGTGGGAGAACAGTCTGTGGTGAAGTAGGCCCGAAGCGCGGTCTCGTCTTTCGAGCGAGCCGTTTCTTCGGGCCTCTTCCCGCACCCGGCGTGCCACTCTCATGGCACCGGGCGCTCCACAAGTCCCGTCTCACTGCCCCTGTTGATCTTCATCCGATGGTCGGCCAGGGGGAAGGGATGACCGTTCCCCGGTATCGGTAGCGCGTCGTGCGTACCTTGCCGGGATCGAACAGTGTCCGTTCCTCCCCTGCCGGCCACCATCCCCCGCCGCAGTAAAGACGGCGGAGATCCTTCCTGTTGATCCGGAGGTGTTTGCGACGCAGCCACTTCATGACCTGGCTCCACGTGTACGAGCTCAGGTACTGGAAGGTCGCGCTGGACACCCCGGGGCGGAAGTACATGCACCAGCCGAACAGCATCCGGTTGATCTGGATGAGCAGTTCGTCCAGTGGCAGGCCGGTGGCCGTTCTGCGGCGTACCGCCTTGACCTTGCCCATCGCGGCCGTCAGGGCCTTGCGCGAGGGGTAGGTGTAGACGTAGCTGCGACTGGAACCTCGTTTGCGGTGGCGCTGGATGCGCCACCCGAGGAAGTCCAGTCCCTCGTCGATGTGGGTGATCAGGGTCTTCTCCACGGACAGGCGCAAGCCCATCGTGGACAATACCTCCGCGATCTCCTCGCGCAGAGACTCGGCGTCGTCCTTGGTGCCCTTGATCATTAGGCACCAGTCGTCCGCGTACCGGGTCAGCCGGTAGTTGGGGAGACCTTGACGAAGCCGCTTGGTCCGCGCCCAAGGCGTGGACCTCGGGCCTCCCGGAGACTGGGCGATGTGCTCGTCCAGGACCGACAGCGCCACGTTGCTCATCAACGGCGAGAGAATCGAACCCTGTGGGGTACCGGCGGTGGTCTCTCGAAGTACACGGTCCTCACCGAGGATGCCCGACTTCAAGAATGCCTTCACCAAGATCAGGACACGTTTGTCTCCGACGCGCTTGCGCACCCGGTCCATCAGAGCGGAGTGTGAAATCTCGTCGAAGCAGGCCTTGATGTCGCCCTCCACGATCCACTCATACGACTTGGACGTGAAGAACCGCACCTCGGCCACCGCGTCATGAGCCCGGCGGTTCGGACGGAACCCGTAGGAACACGGCAGGAAATCCGCCTCGAAAATTGGCTCCAGCACCAGCTTCAAGGATGCCTGCACCACCCGGTCCGCGATCGTGGCGATCCCCAGACGGCGCAACTTGCCGCCCGCCTTGGGGATCATCCGCTCCCGCACCGGCAGCGGACGGAAACTACGGTTCTTGATGCTCTCCCGCAGTCTGCCGAGGAACTCCTCGACGCCCGTCCGCTCCGCGATGGACGCCGCGGTGCGGCCATCCACCCCGGCGGTCTTCGCACCCTTGTTACCCCGCACCTGATCCCACGCGACCAGCAGGAACGCGGGATCGGCACAGAGGTTGAACAGGTCATCGAACCTGCGATGAGGATCATCGCGGGCCCAACGGTGCAGCTTGGTCTGGATCTCCAGTACCCGTCGCTCCGCCCCATAGGTGACGGCCTCAAGTTCGTCGGTATTCACCGGCGAGAACCTCCTGGTCTTCCAGCACTTCGGCCACTGACTTACTGGCCCCCTTCGCCATGTACGCGCCATTAACGCGCTCGGACTACTACGGGGCCTCCGCCACGTACTGGAGCCATCAGCCGACAACGGGCCTGCCCACCGGCTGACTGGATATCAGCCGGGAAGGGCGGTTCCAGCACGCTTCCCACGTTCACCACTTACCGGTCGACGAGCGAGCCGCCCAGCTCTACCCCGACAGCATCGCCACGCCTACGCCGCAGGCATTCAACGTGGCCTCCTCACCAGCATCGAAAGACCGGCTTCGAAGTCGCCGCCCGACAGGCGGCGTGCGCTGCACCCGGCCCATATCCTCCAGATTGGAGCCGGTGGAACACTTACGGGACGTCAGGCACTGGTTCCTCTCGTACGGCGTCTCGTCTTGCTTGCCGGACCCGCGCCGTCTGGAAGTACCGACGCGCTCCGTCGTTGTCAGGGCTGCTCCTACCTCCCCGTGCGTCTCCACGGATCGGCTGCCCTCAGCTTCACCGGACTGCTGCGACAGTCCGGCAGCAGGGGTCTTGCACCCCTGCCCGGTAACAGTGGCGCCTCGTGGCGCACCTCGATCTTGTTCCACTTCGAGGTGCCGGGCGGAAGGTGGCACACGGTGATCTCAAGGCCGGTCTCGGCAGCGAGGTCGGCGAGGTGGGTCTTCCAGCCGCGGGTGCGGTAGCCGTTGGAGCCCCCGCCGTCGGCGGTGATCAGCAGCCGGCGGGCACGGGGGTAGTCGTGTCGGCCGCGGGCCTGCCACCAGCGCCGGATCGAGGCGACAGCGAACGCCGCGGTGTCGTGATCGGTGCCGATGCTGACCCAGCCGGTGTTCGCTGTCATGTCGTAGATTCCGTACGGAATCGCCTTCTCGGCCTGGCCGGGGAAGTCGTGGGTCTTGACCCTCACGGGCTGCCCTGCGGGCTGCCATTCGTGCCCGGCGTTCTTATAGTCGCCGATCAGTTCCTTCTTCTTGCTGTCCACGCTGATCACCGGGTCACCGGCGTCCCTGTGGTCTCGTGCCTGCTCGTTGAGGTAGCGGAACTGGGTGTCCCGGTCGGGGTGCTGAGCACCTTCGATGGTCTTGGCGTTGGCCTGCAGGCTGAAGCCTTCCTCCCGCAGCAGGCCGGCGACCGTGTCGGCGGAGACCCGATGGCCCTGCCGGGTCAGCTCCGCTGCCAGCTTCCGGGTCGACTTCGTCGTCCAGCGCAGCGGCGACATCGGATCACCCCGCTCGTCCGGCTCGACCAACCCAAGCAGAGCCGGCCGTAACCCCGGATCGAGGTCCGCTGCCCTCTTCCGGCCACCACCAGGTCGACGAATCCGCCCCAACGACGCCTGGCCAGACTCCAGTTCGGCCGCTCCGCGAGAGACCGTACCCTCCCGAACCCCGGCCGCCGCGGCGACGAGCCTGATCCCACCACGCCCCAGCGATAGCGCTTCCGCTCCTATGGCCAGCCGACGCTGACGCTCATCGAGATGCGGCAACAACAACTGGAACTTCGCCGCCAGGACATCCTCGATCCCCTCTGGTCTCCCCATACCAGAACAACGAGTCCGACCGTTGGAAGCCACGACTTGTTTCCCGGCAAGCCCTTAAAGCTCATAACGCGATCACGGTGAGCGCGGCTGGTGAAGCGTGACCGGTACGACGATGCGGCCGCTCGTGATTCGTGAGCATCAGGCCGTGGATCGTGGATGCCGAGTTGTGGGCGCTGATCGAGCCGGTCCTGCCGCCGTGGCCAGAGCGGTCGCCGGGCCCTCGGCCAGTGGATGACCGACGGTGTCTGCAGGGCATCTTGTACGTGCTGTACTGCAACATCGGCTGGCAGCAGCTGCCGTTGGAACTCGGTTTTGGCTCCGACCAGACCTGCTGGCGCAGGCTCGGCCGCTGGCACGAGGCCGGCGTCTTCGACGCGTTGCACCACCTTCTACTGGCCGAGCTGAATGTGGCCGGAGAGCTGGACTGGACACGCGTCTGCGTGGATACCTCCCATGTGCGGGCGAAAAAAGGGGGCGAGGCGACGGGTCCCTCGCCGGTCGACCACCGCAAGACCGGCAGCAAACACCACCTGATCTGCGACGGCAAGGCACCCCGTTCAAGGTGATCACCACCGCGGGCAACGTCAACGATGTCACGCAGACGCTGAATCTGGTCGACGGCATCCCACCCGTCGCCGGCCGGCCCGGCCGCCGCCGCAACGTCCGGACGCCCTGCGGGGCGACAAGGCCTACGACAGCAACCCAAACCGGCGTGAACTGCAGAAACACGGAATCCTGCCGGTCATCTCCCGCAAAGGCTCACCCGACATCCACAGCCTGGGCAAGCTCCGCTACGTCATCGAACGGGAGGGGCGTGAGGCTGCTAGCGGATCACTTGGCCTCCCATTTCTGCCAGTTCGATCCGTCGCAGGTCCAGATTCGAACCCCGCTGCCGCTGCCGCTGCTGTTCATCAAGCCCAGGCACAGGCCCGAGACCGCCGCGTGGATCGTTCCGTCCGTTTGCATTGCCCAGATTTGGCTCTCCAAGTTGTTGCAGTCCGCGATGACGACCCGTGCCCCCGGGGCCAGGACGCCTCCATTCACGTCCAGACACTTGGAGATTCCGACCTGAAGAACTGCTGAACTAGGCCAACCCGGATCGAACTTCCATTTTTGATTGTTCCCGCCGTTGCAGTCCAAGATGTCCACCGGGGTTCCGTTGGCCGTGTCGGATCCAGGGGATTCCAGACACCGTCCCGTGGCCATATAGGGCACCAGTGAGAGGACCCGACTCGCAAGCCTCTCCGAGCCCTGAGATCCAACGCGGCTGACGCTGCGGCTCTTCTCGTCTCTGACCGTAGATGCCTGAGCGACTTGCACGCAGACCAGCGCGGCTGAACTGAGCACGGCCGCTGCTACGAACCCGCACCTTCTGGCACCGTTCTTGAGGTTCATGACGGATCCCCTTCTCTGTGCACCCCCCTGGTACGGGAAGCACGACCTAGAAGAGCGCGGATCGCCAAACGGAAGAAGGGATTGTGTACGCGATTCACCCCTGAGGGGCGCAAGTATGCTCAAATGGCCGCCGAGGTAGGCGGATCAACCATGCGGGAGCCGCCGACAGCCCGCAACACCGTCGGTGGCCGAGGGCCCGGCGACCGCTAGTCCACCAGTGCCGGATTCGACACGGTCTCATGGGCAGGGCATTTGGC
This is a stretch of genomic DNA from Streptomyces sp. NBC_00536. It encodes these proteins:
- the ltrA gene encoding group II intron reverse transcriptase/maturase, producing the protein MNTDELEAVTYGAERRVLEIQTKLHRWARDDPHRRFDDLFNLCADPAFLLVAWDQVRGNKGAKTAGVDGRTAASIAERTGVEEFLGRLRESIKNRSFRPLPVRERMIPKAGGKLRRLGIATIADRVVQASLKLVLEPIFEADFLPCSYGFRPNRRAHDAVAEVRFFTSKSYEWIVEGDIKACFDEISHSALMDRVRKRVGDKRVLILVKAFLKSGILGEDRVLRETTAGTPQGSILSPLMSNVALSVLDEHIAQSPGGPRSTPWARTKRLRQGLPNYRLTRYADDWCLMIKGTKDDAESLREEIAEVLSTMGLRLSVEKTLITHIDEGLDFLGWRIQRHRKRGSSRSYVYTYPSRKALTAAMGKVKAVRRRTATGLPLDELLIQINRMLFGWCMYFRPGVSSATFQYLSSYTWSQVMKWLRRKHLRINRKDLRRLYCGGGWWPAGEERTLFDPGKVRTTRYRYRGTVIPSPWPTIG
- a CDS encoding RICIN domain-containing protein; protein product: MNLKNGARRCGFVAAAVLSSAALVCVQVAQASTVRDEKSRSVSRVGSQGSERLASRVLSLVPYMATGRCLESPGSDTANGTPVDILDCNGGNNQKWKFDPGWPSSAVLQVGISKCLDVNGGVLAPGARVVIADCNNLESQIWAMQTDGTIHAAVSGLCLGLMNSSGSGSGVRIWTCDGSNWQKWEAK
- a CDS encoding IS3 family transposase (programmed frameshift); its protein translation is MPKPYPEEFRQDVVRVARNRGPGVTVEQVAADFGVHAMTLWKWMRRADIDDGAKPGTTSQESAELREARRRIKLLEQENEVLRRAAAYLSQANLPKRIYPLVKELAVDGVPVTVTCRVLKLARAPYYRWLERPVTDAEVERAARANALFDAHREDPEFGYRFLADEARRAGSGMADRTAWRICRDNRWWSVFGKKRGRNKKAGPPVHDDLVRRDFTATGPNRLWLTDITEHTTGEGKLYLCAIKDVFSKRIVGYSIDTRMKSRLAVAALDNAVARREHVAGCILHSDRGSQFRSRKFVRALDRHRMAGSIGRVGAAGDNAAMESFFSLLQKNVLDRRTWTTHQELRIAIVTWIERTYHRRRRQAALGRLTPVEFETVMTTPALQAA
- a CDS encoding YVTN family beta-propeller repeat protein: MLTLVMMLGLGGALTGAGPALAAAGERLYVVDHIGQDVKVLDAATHAVLNTIPVTGYPESIAVSPNGTRAYVTSINDNDVAVIDTTSNSVLTTIPVGGGPDPLTISADGSRLYVVNQNDGTVSVVATATNTVTATLTGLSTPWWPALSPDDTRLYVSNVGDNTVKIFDTATNTLVSTLTGFNGPIDVGFSPNGATAYVANNGNNTLAVVNTATGTITATVPVAYGPWNLAVNPAGTAVYVVSQNSGAVTVVDTATNTTAATIAVGSYPQNLAFSLDGATAYTSNLGNDTVSVIDTATNTVTTTLPGFNQPYGIAFGPAPLPPAPTVTSVSPASGPTAGGTPVTITGTNLTGATAVTFGGTAATGITCTATSCTATAPAHPAGTVDVRVITPGGTSAVTAADQYTYLAPPADLDVDLSAQPHLGILVPYLTYTLTAHNTGPGAVASATLTATLPPGASATNLSAGCTTAATTVTCTYGAIPNGTSVNKTFRVPLHLLTLGPVTVTGLRTTSAPTDPNPANDAASATCTVLSIVLVTCP
- a CDS encoding transposase, with the translated sequence MDAELWALIEPVLPPWPERSPGPRPVDDRRCLQGILYVLYCNIGWQQLPLELGFGSDQTCWRRLGRWHEAGVFDALHHLLLAELNVAGELDWTRVCVDTSHVRAKKGGEATGPSPVDHRKTGSKHHLICDGKAPRSR
- a CDS encoding cold-shock protein translates to MASGTVKWFNAEKGFGFIEQDGGGPDVFAHYSNINAQGFRELQEGQKVTFDVTQGQKGPQAENIIPA
- a CDS encoding profilin, whose translation is MSSWQTLVDDLVASGKVRGAAIISAADGAVWANTPTLVLKAGEGAALVALYKNPTLVFSSGVTVCGVTYQGNKGDERSIRGARSTAGVGLAHTGQAIVIGCYTAGQIPGEAYNRVEVTADYLIENGY